From Haemorhous mexicanus isolate bHaeMex1 chromosome 1, bHaeMex1.pri, whole genome shotgun sequence, one genomic window encodes:
- the LOC132324745 gene encoding uncharacterized protein LOC132324745 isoform X2, giving the protein MEIDTADEVAIVGIGCNFPGGDGIDNFWKVLEEGKNCTVEIPPERFDAKEWYDADGNKPGKICTTRAALLDEFNSFDNHLFGINNMEAERMDPQQKLLIECTYKALEDAGVPVESISGSKTGVFIGLMNRDYEIITSRAVSEINHYDGTGTAMSIAANRVSFTFNLTGPSLTVDTACSSFLFALHYALQAIKSGDCEAAICGGVNCIIDPRTFVSLSKAKMISPEGISKPFSKKADGYGRGEGCGVVFLKPLKKAKEDYSKIWGVINVSAVNQNGRSTTPITRPSQIEQEKLLRSIYERHVDPSVVQYIEAHGTGTAAGDPTEAESLGSVISKNRSSRVSILKIGSVKGNIGHTESAAGAAGLIKVLLMMHHGKIVPSLHYSKEMSSIDTEKLKLAVATAVEPWEESSEYGRVAGINCFGFGGTNAHVVVRQVKQPEPLPAFKKPLELVLLSAASPKSLQMTMADTAEQLSTRNSVSLPSLAYTSACRRSHASYRYRKAFVTNSLQHLQQELKLAASAEPAMSKVEPQLVFVFCGNGVTLKELSEALLSSEPVFRDKCKEIEDLFQQHAAISLLPARNHSPKDLLNPELSQPLLFALQVAVASLLKHWGIKPVAVVGHSVGEVAAAHIAGYLSLADAVKVIYHRSRLQAKTPSGRMLVVGNIPVEEIAERLHPYSGKVCIAAFNSPISCTLSGSVEAVEAVQRELAEAFRQRNIFLHVLNVPAAYHSPSMDMILRELEKQIEPLEKQKGEMEVISTLTGMAASGNDFAQGKFWAQHTREPVAFTQAIQTAARGRENVVFVEISPHRALQRSIKETLGKGTKVFSSLQTDAEYQTLFTLVGNLFELGFNPNWQHFYNGYQSVPVAIPRYQFDRQKLMSCLDIHQQANQRGVRASHPLIYGINSDSLDFGCLVSQETTPYLYEHKNNGVALVPGAFYVELALASVISSLEPKVPLSTCQLSISFSAPCVLTQNSQMLGVKLSPQKAMTTFEVLSSSNAVYASGQVVKGLEGVVEESSISFQAIYRRCKSVISREELYEALSQVGFQYGSIFRQLSDVHYCQELKEAITSIKVNEETAGDMYSYCIHPVLLDCFLQMTAVLTSRTLHSRAGFPSGIGSLVVLRPLQEEMMIYMRMSKSTGNCLEVCGCFVDKHGSVLAELKRVAITFMKESSSRDNEFLFQNKWKEVSLSQTIGHLGFKPRVLVFADKFGIAEQLKKHLHPASRYVMYEGWECLVEGETQNKMRAEVKDYDEILFLWGIQKVNEDSPRKAVDQLAKCCEAFRQVVVALREKMSRGSVRVITYRTTERYVDHVNCGFALYGMTRTCTVEVPEITFQLIDLGSSTSLDISVLADVLVRYKGGDYPEVCISQGRIYVSEIRRTPFVDADYIQPIRSLQKSQSFTLYTSDPYTAKDLSGELSISPATHLDKQSVEIQVDKICLHSEDYFPVSVSSCNFGNTLYWNSQAGDKHRLLALDFSGTVTATGSDVKKVKVGDHVVSCYPTAASSRVQIPGTVCFHARKFPFLQNVPCVSYFIIAWEIFTQRLPKGKHGRTLGIITTEPSSVLCHVLSAAAEEMGWRTVLAKPTPNLFQYINLCSALVILPPVNRLSQEDLAQMSFLKDVVIVCGSQQSECIQNVSEIDHENVSFHILAVASLFRKAPLKEVQKTVHAWISSVDMKRFRNLSGSVFQQTENFEGLNSVMSYFTCPSVLLAVLGRQKDISVLSDIPLYEPQKQLFKQNAVYVVAGGLTGLGFETVKFIAENGGRCIAILSRRIPSSEKQEELRALQQQYKGSKVVSVQCDVASSNDVEKAFQSIANTFVGSPIKGVFQSAVALHDGHLEVLKLADFHKVLSPKVAGTLNLHWATRDQELDYFVCYSSVTSFLGNATQTNYAAANSFQDVFCLYRRNCGLSGQAINWGALNLGILLNQNHIQSILGSKGIDILQVHEIHDCLRKTLLINSPQQAVVKLNFQTLYHHVFSQITSLKSRFISLMSEDFKNKIETSEETEVPETTFLKSEDYITSLVSDLTGVNADELTMNTPLSSLGMDSMLAMTVQNRVFRERKVDIPIVKLLDPHTTLSSLVVVLEETSDANGTVEKKNAVVESAENGSWL; this is encoded by the exons ATGGAGATCGATACTGCAGATGAAGTTGCTATTGTTGGAATAGGATGCAACTTTCCTGGAG GAGATGGAATTGACAATTTCTGGAAAGTCCTGGAGGAAGGCAAAAACTGCACCGTAGAAATCCCCCCCGAGAGATTTGATGCCAAGGAGTGGTATGATGCAGATGGTAACAAGCCAGGAAAAATATGCACAACACGAGCTGCTCTTCTCGATGA ATTTAATTCATTTGACAACCACCTGTTTGGTATTAATAATATGGAAGCAGAACGCATGGATCCGCAACAGAAATTACTGATAGAGTGCACATATAAAGCCCTGGAGGATGCAGGAGTCCCTGTGGAATCTATCAGTGGCTCCAAAACAGGTGTTTTTATTG GTCTCATGAATCGAGACTATGAAATCATaaccagcagagctgtgagtgaAATAAATCATTATGATGGTACTGGAACAGCAATGAGCATTGCTGCCAACAGGGTGTCTTTCACCTTTAATCTTACTGGACCGTCTCTGACTGTCGACACTGCGTGTTCGTCTTTCCTTTTTGCCCTGCACTACGCCTTGCAAGCCATTAAATCAG GAGACTGTGAGGCAGCAATCTGTGGTGGGGTGAACTGCATCATTGATCCCCGGACCTTTGTATCTCTCAGTAAAGCCAAAATGATCTCTCCGGAGGGCATAAGCAAACCCTTCTCCAAAAAAGCAGATGGCTATGGAAGGGGAGAAGGCTGCGGTGTTGTTTTCCTTAAACCACTGAAAAAG GCAAAGGAAGATTACAGCAAAATCTGGGGTGTGATAAACGTCAGTGCAGTCAATCAGAATGGCAGGTCCACAACTCCAATCACGAGACCATCTCAAATAGAGCAAGAGAAGTTGCTGCGCAGCATTTATGAACGTCATGTTGATCCCTCAGTTGTGCAGTACATTGAAGCCCATGGCACAGGAACTGCTGCTGGAGATCCTACAGAAGCTGAGAGCCTGGGGAGTGTCATTAGCAAAAACAGGTCTTCTCGAGTCTCCATTCTGAAAATCGGTTCAGTGAAAGGAAATATTGGACACACTGaatcagctgctggagcagccggGTTAATCAAAGTGCTCCTGATGATGCATCATGGAAAGATTGTTCCATCCTTGCATTACTCAAAGGAGATGAGCAGCATCGATACAGAGAAATTAAAGCTTGCAGTTGCCACAGCTGTAGAGCCCTGGGAAGAATCCAGTGAGTATGGAAGAGTAGCTGGCATCAACTGCTTTGGATTTGGAGGAACCAATGCTCATGTTGTGGTCAGGCAGGTGAAGCAGCCAGAGCCTCTTCCTGCCTTTAAGAAGCCTCTGGAGTTAGttctgctgtcagcagcatCCCCTAAGTCTCTTCAGATGACAATGGCCgacacagctgagcagctgagCACAAGGAACTCTGTAAGTCTCCCAAGCCTGGCCTATACTTCTGCCTGCAGAAGAAGCCACGCCAGCTACAGGTACCGAAAAGCATTTGTCACAAATTCCCTCCAACACTTGCAGCAAGAGCTGAAGCTGGCAGCGAGTGCAGAACCTGCCATGTCCAAAGTGGAACCACagctggtgtttgtgttctgcGGCAACGGCGTAACGCTGAAGGAGCTCAGTGAGGCACTGCTGAGCTCAGAGCCGGTGTTCAGAGACAAGTGTAAGGAAATAGAAGACCTTTTTCAGCAGCACGCTGCCATCAGCCTCCTGCCGGCAAGGAATCATAGCCCAAAGGACTTGTTGAATCCAGAGCTTTCTCAGCCCTTGCTGTTTGCCCTGCAGGTTGCTGTAGCTTCCCTCCTGAAGCACTGGGGTATTAAGCCCGTTGCTGTTGTTGGCCACTCGGTGGGGGAAGTTGCTGCTGCACACATTGCTGGGTACCTGTCCCTGGCAGATGCGGTCAAAGTGATTTATCACCggagcaggctgcaggcaaAGACTCCCAGCGGCAGAATGCTGGTGGTTGGAAACATCCCCGTTGAAGAGATTGCTGAACGCCTGCATCCCTACTCAGGAAAGGTGTGCATTGCCGCTTTCAACAGCCCCATTTCCTGCACCTTGTCTGGGAGTGTAGAGGCTGTGGAAGCTGTCCAGAGAGAGTTAGCTGAAGCTTTCAGACAGAGAAACATCTTTCTTCATGTTTTAAATGTTCCAGCTGCGTaccacagccccagcatggaTATGATActcagggagctggagaagcagatAGAGCCTTTAGAAAAGCAGAAGGGGGAAATGGAAGTGATTTCAACATTGACTGGCATGGCTGCATCTGGAAATGACTTTGCTCAGGGCAAATTCTGGGCTCAGCATACTCGTGAGCCTGTTGCTTTCACACAAGCCATCCAAACTGCAGCCAGAGGCAGGGAAAACGTGGTGTTTGTGGAAATAAGTCCTCACCGAGCCCTGCAGCGAAGCATAAAAGAAACACTAGGGAAAGGCACAAAGGTGTTCTCCTCTTTGCAAACAGATGCAGAATATCAGACACTCTTCACCCTGGTAGGAAATCTGTTTGAATTGGGATTTAATCCCAACTGGCAGCACTTTTATAACGGGTATCAAAGTGTTCCTGTGGCCATTCCTCGATATCAATTTGATCGCCAAAAACTCATGAGTTGCCTGGATATCCATCAGCAAGCAAACCAAAGAGGTGTCAGAGCCAGTCATCCTTTGATTTATGGCATAAACAGTGACAGCTTGGACTTTGGCTGCCTGGTGTCCCAGGAAACGACACCGTACTTATATGAGCACAAGAACAATGGGGTGGCCTTAGTCCCTGGTGCTTTCTATGTGGAGCTTGCTCTGGCCTCTGTGATCAGCAGCTTAGAACCTAAAGTGCCTCTGAGCACCTGCCAGCTGAGTATCAGTTTTTCTGCACCATGTGTTCTTACACAGAATTCCCAAATGCTGGGTGTCAAGCTGAGTCCACAAAAAGCCATGACAACCTTTGAGGTTCTCTCTTCCTCCAACGCAGTTTATGCTTCTGGCCAAGTGGTAAAGGGGCTTGAAGGTGTGGTGGAAGAAAGCAGCATCTCCTTCCAAGCCATCTATCGAAGATGCAAGTCAGTGATTAGCAGAGAGGAGCTTTATGAAGCACTGTCTCAGGTTGGCTTTCAGTATGGCTCCATATTCAGGCAGCTCAGTGATGTGCATTATTGCCAGGAGCTAAAGGAAGCTATAACAAGTATAAAGGTGAATGAGGAGACGGCCGGAGACATGTACAGCTACTGTATCCACCCAGTGCTGCTCGACTGTTTTCTGCAGATGACTGCTGTCCTGACCTCAAGGACACTCCACTCCAGAGCAGGCTTTCCTTCAGGGATAGGAAGCCTGGTGGTGCTCCGCCCGCTGCAGGAGGAAATGATGATATACATGAGAATGAGCAAATCCACTGGGAACTGCCTTGAGGTCTGTGGATGTTTTGTGGACAAACACGGCTCTGTGTTGGCTGAGCTCAAGCGTGTTGCCATCACTTTCATGAAGGAATCGTCTTCCAGAGACAATGAGtttctgtttcaaaacaaaTGGAAAGAAGTCTCTCTTTCACAGACAATTGGACATCTGGGGTTTAAGCCCAGAGTCCTTGTGTTTGCAGACAAATTTGGGATAGCTGAGCAGCTCAAGAAACACTTGCACCCTGCTTCGAGATATGTCATGTATGAAGGCTGGGAATGCCTCGTGGAAGGcgaaacacagaataaaatgaGAGCAGAGGTTAAGGATTATGATGAAATTCTCTTCCTGTGGGGAATTCAAAAGGTAAATGAAGATTCCCCAAGGAAAGCAGTAGATCAGTTGGCAAAGTGCTGCGAAGCCTTTCGCCAGGTAGTGGTGGCACTAAGAGAGAAGATGTCTCGCGGTTCTGTCAGAGTGATCACCTACAGAACAACAGAGAGATATGTGGACCACGTTAACTGTGGGTTTGCATTGTATGGCATGACCAGAACCTGTACTGTTGAAGTTCCAGAAATCACCTTTCAGTTGATTGACCTCGGTTCTTCCACTTCCCTGGACATCTCAGTGTTAGCAGATGTTCTTGTCAGATACAAAGGTGGGGACTATCCAGAGGTCTGCATCAGCCAGGGAAGAATTTACGTGTCCGAAATCAGACGCACACCTTTTGTAGATGCAGATTATATCCAACCCATAAGATCACTCCAGAAATCACAGTCATTCACTTTGTACACTTCTGATCCATACACAGCAAAAGACTTGTCTGGAGAATTATCCATCAGTCCGGCTACTCACCTTGACAAACAGAGTGTTGAAATTCAAGTGGATAAAATTTGTCTGCACTCAGAAGATTATTTTCCCGTTAGTGTTTCCAGCTGCAACTTTGGTAATACACTGTATTGGAACTCCCAGGCAGGAGACAAACACAGGCTTCTAGCTCTTGATTTCAGTGGCACAGTCACTGCAACAGGCAGTGATGTGAAAAAAGTGAAAGTGGGAGATCATGTGGTTTCATGTTATCCCACTGCTGCATCATCCAGAGTCCAGATTCCAGGAACAGTTTGTTTCCATGCAAGGAAATTCCCATTCCTCCAGAATGTCCCTTGTGTGTCATACTTCATCATTGCATGGGAAATCTTCACTCAGAGGTTACCCAAAGGAAAACATGGCAGAACATTGGGTATTATTACTACAGAGCCATCCTCGGTTTTGTGCCACgttctttctgcagcagccgAAGAGATGGGTTGGAGAACAGTCCTTGCAAAGCCCACTCCTAACCTGTTCCAGTATATCAACTTGTGCAGTGCCCTTGTTATTCTTCCTCCAGTCAACAGACTGTCTCAGGAGGACCTGGCCCAAATGTCCTTTCTTAAAGATGTGGTGATCGTGTGTGGCAGTCAACAGTCGGAATGCATCCAGAATGTCAGTGAAATTGATCATGAAAACGTCAGCTTTCATATCCTGGCTGTTGCCAGCCTTTTCCGGAAAGCGCCTCTAAAGGAAGTGCAGAAGACTGTACATGCCTGGATCAGTTCCGTGGATATGAAACGGTTTAGAAATCTTTCAGGTTCTGTTTTTCAGCAGACTGAGAACTTTGAAGGGCTAAATTCTGTGATGTCCTATTTCACCTGCCCTTCTGTCCTGCTTGCTGTCCTGGGAAGGCAGAAGGACATCAGTGTGCTTTCAGATATCCCGCTGTACGAGCCCCAGAAGCAGCTGTTCAAGCAGAATGCCGTTTATGTAGTCGCTGGAGGGCTCACTGGACTTGGCTTTGAAACGGTGAAATTCATAGCCGAGAACGGGGGACGGTGTATTGCAATTCTGTCCAGGAGAATTCCCAGCAGTGAGAAGCAAGAAGAGTTAAGGGCTTTGCAGCAGCAGTACAAAGGGAGCAAAGTAGTGTCTGTGCAGTGTGATGTGGCTTCGAGCAATGATGTTGAGAAAGCTTTCCAGTCCATTGCCAACACCTTTGTGGGGAGTCCGATCAAAGGGGTGTTCCAAAGTGCTGTTGCTTTACATGACGGCCACCTTGAAGTGCTGAAGCTGGCTGACTTCCACAAAGTGCTGAGCCCAAAAGTAGCAGGGACCCTCAATCTTCACTGGGCTACCAGAGACCAGGAGCTTGACTACTTTGTGTGCTACTCCTCTGTTACTTCCTTTCTGGGCAATGCCACCCAAACAAACTATGCAGCTGCAAACTCTTTCCAGGATGTCTTCTGCCTCTACAGGAGGAACTGTGGGCTCTCAGGCCAGGCCATTAACTGGGGTGCTTTGAACCTTGGCATTCTGCTCAACCAAAACCACATTCAGAGCATTCTGGGATCCAAGGGCATAGACATTCTGCAAGTGCATGAAATTCATGACTGTCTCAGGAAGACCTTACTTATAAACAGCCCGCAGCAAGCTGTGGTCAAATTGAACTTTCAAACTTTGTATCATCATGTTTTTAGTCAGATTACTTCTCTCAAAAGTCGCTTCATATCACTTATGTCAGAAGATTTCAAGAACAAGATTGAAACGTCTGAGGAAACTGAAGTCCCAGAGACCACCTTTCTCAAATCTGAGGATTACATCACCTCACTGGTGAGTGACCTCACAGGAGTGAACGCAGATGAACTAACCATGAATACGCCACTTTCGTCTTTGGGCATGGACTCTATGTTAGCCATGACAGTTCAGAACCGTGTCTTTCGGGAGCGAAAGGTGGACATTCCCATTGTGAAACTGCTTGATCCTCACACAACTCTGTCAAGTTTAGTGGTGGTGTTAGAAGAAACAAGCGATGCAAATGGAACAGTTGAAAAGAAGAATGCTGTGGTTGAAAGTGCAGAAAATGGGAGCTGGCTATAG